From the Diospyros lotus cultivar Yz01 chromosome 13, ASM1463336v1, whole genome shotgun sequence genome, one window contains:
- the LOC127788763 gene encoding uncharacterized protein LOC127788763, whose translation MASSLSRPPPVLSFPRVKPIPSKLSPNPPIGPSLKVPRFTSKPPSSSLAFQSIPPLVSAAARASSTGSVVSIEEIDALPSFQQRPVKFASWVFFWASLSLAWFAASGDANAAADSIRASSFGLKIARKLRSSGWPDEAVVLALATLPIIELRGAIPVGYWLQLKPALLTLLSVLGNMIPVPFIILYLKKFATFLAGSSQPASRWVDLLLKKAKEKAGPVEEFQWLGLMLFVAVPFPGTGAWTGAIIASILDMPFWSAFTANFCGVVLAGLLVNLLVNLGLKYAIVTGIILFTISTFMWSILRNVKNSLSSSN comes from the exons ATggcttcctctctctctcgtccACCTCCTGTACTCTCATTCCCTCGCGTTAAGCCCATCCCTTCGAAACTCTCGCCTAATCCCCCAATTGGTCCTTCTCTCAAAGTTCCCCGCTTCACGTCGAAGCCCCCATCATCATCTCTTGCGTTCCAATCCATTCCACCGCTCGTTTCCGCTGCAGCTCGAGCTTCTTCAACTGGGTCTGTCGTCTCGATCGAAGAAATTGACGCTTTGCCGTCTTTTCAGCAACGGCCGGTCAAATTCGCCTCGTGGGTTTTCTTCTGGGCGTCGTTGTCTCTTGCGTGGTTCGCTGCTTCTGGGGATGCCAATGCCGCCGCCGACTCCATTAGAGCCTCGAGCTTCGGCCTCAAGATTGCCCGAAAGTTACGGAGCTCCGGCTGGCCTGACGAGGCAGTTGTGCTGGCCCTTGCCACACTTCCCATAATTGAACTTCGTGGGGCTATTCCTGTCGGTTACTGGTTGCAGCTCAAGCCTGCTCTCTTGACCCTCTTGTCTGTTTTGGG GAACATGATTCCTGTGCCCTTTATAATACTCTATTTGAAGAAATTTGCAACCTTCCTTGCTGGGAGTAGCCAGCCTGCCTCTCGTTGGGTTGATTTGTTACTCAAGAAGGCCAAAGAAAAAGCCGGTCCAGTGGAAGAGTTTCAATGGCTTGGTCTTATGCTGTTTGTTGCTGTGCCATTCCCTGGAACGGGGGCATGGACAGGAGCCATCATTGCTTCTATTCTTGATATGCCTTTCTGGTCTGCTTTCACGGCAAATTTCTGTGGCGTAGTGTTGGCTGGGCTTCTGGTAAACTTGCTGGTGAACCTGGGGCTAAAGTATGCCATTGTAACTGGTATAATTCTGTTCACTATTTCCACTTTCATGTGGAGCATCCTTCGAAATgttaaaaattctcttagctcATCAAACTGA
- the LOC127787842 gene encoding homeobox-leucine zipper protein HAT5-like: MEVGTVNDRLPASSQVLDSLWISKSHPSFHGDSFSCSLSMVKSEDVRGASPTSDLPFFSALEKEESGNEDYDGCFHQPGKKRRLTADQVQFLEKNFEVENKLEPERKVLLAKELGLQPRQVAIWFQNRRARFKTKQLEKDYDSLKGSFDRLKADYENLLKEKERLRNQVEALREKLLLREDQSRISELAGLIKPVVAEAQKQMPNSAGSGHIIAKQEDANSSAKSDVFDSESPHSSTLEPANSSHGFGPEQSNVDENELGRGLLPSPCFPKLEEEEEEEEDEEESLAANCSGWSFPVEGQPSWLWPY; this comes from the exons ATGGAGGTCGGAACGGTAAATGACAGGCTACCTGCTTCTTCCCAGGTCCTCGACTCTCTCTGGATCTCCAAATCTCACCCTTCCTTCCACG GCGACTCCTTTTCATGTTCATTGTCCATGGTCAAGTCCGAAGATGTCAGAGGGGCAAGCCCCACCTCGGACCTGCCATTTTTCTCGGCGCtcgagaaagaagaaagcgGCAATGAGGACTACGACGGGTGCTTCCACCAACCGGGGAAGAAAAGGCGGCTAACCGCCGATCAAGTTCAGTTTCTGGAGAAAAATTTTGAGGTAGAAAATAAGCTTGAACCAGAGAGGAAAGTCCTGCTCGCCAAGGAACTGGGCTTGCAGCCCCGCCAAGTCGCCATCTGGTTCCAGAACCGGCGAGCCCGGTTCAAGACCAAGCAGCTGGAGAAGGACTATGACTCTCTCAAGGGAAGCTTTGATAGGCTCAAGGCTGACTACGAAAACCTCCTCAAGGAGAAGGAAAGATTGCGAAATCAG GTTGAGGCGCTCAGAGAGAAGCTGCTTCTGAGAGAAGATCAGAGCCGAATTTCAGAACTTGCCGGTTTAATCAAACCGGTGGTTGCAGAGGCCCAGAAGCAAATGCCCAATTCAGCAGGTTCTGGGCATATTATAGCCAAGCAGGAAGATGCAAATTCATCAGCCAAGAGTGATGTTTTCGATTCAGAGAGCCCGCATTCTTCAACCCTGGAGCCGGCGAACTCTTCCCATGGCTTCGGACCCGAGCAATCGAACGTCGACGAAAACGAGCTCGGCCGGGGGCTTTTGCCGTCGCCGTGCTTCCCCAagcttgaagaagaagaagaagaagaagaagacgaagaggaAAGCCTGGCTGCAAATTGCTCCGGCTGGAGCTTCCCGGTTGAAGGTCAGCCTTCTTGGTTGTGGCCTTACTGA